Proteins co-encoded in one Aquincola tertiaricarbonis genomic window:
- a CDS encoding IscS subfamily cysteine desulfurase, with protein MTPHFPIYMDYGATTPCDPRVVDAMVPWLREHFGNPASRSHAWGWEAEEAVEKARQQVADLVGADPREIVWTSGATESINLALKGAANFYKTRGKHIVTIKTEHKAVLDTVRELERQGFDATYLDVEPDGLIDLEKLKAALRPDTILVSVMFVNNEIGVIQDIPAIGNLCREKGIIFHVDAAQATGKVQINLAELPIDLMSLASHKTYGPKGIGALYVRRKPRVRIEAQMHGGGHERGMRSGTLPTHQIVGMGEAYRIAREEMGAENERIRMLQQRLINGLKDIEQTFLNGHAEQRVPHNVNISFNFVEGESLIMGVKGLAVSSGSACTSASLEPSYVLRALGRSDELAHSSLRMTIGRFTTQEEIDYAVTTLKDRVAKLRELSPLWEMFKDGVDLSTIQWSAH; from the coding sequence ATGACCCCGCATTTCCCGATCTACATGGATTACGGCGCCACCACGCCGTGCGACCCCCGCGTCGTCGACGCGATGGTGCCCTGGCTGCGCGAGCACTTCGGCAACCCGGCGTCGCGCAGCCATGCCTGGGGCTGGGAAGCGGAAGAGGCCGTCGAGAAGGCCCGCCAGCAGGTGGCCGACCTGGTGGGCGCCGACCCGCGCGAAATCGTCTGGACCTCCGGCGCCACCGAGTCCATCAACCTGGCCCTCAAGGGTGCGGCCAACTTCTACAAGACCCGCGGCAAGCACATCGTCACCATCAAGACCGAGCACAAGGCCGTGCTCGACACCGTGCGTGAGCTGGAGCGCCAGGGCTTTGATGCGACCTACCTCGATGTGGAGCCGGACGGCCTGATCGACCTCGAGAAGCTGAAGGCGGCGCTGCGGCCCGACACCATCCTGGTCTCGGTCATGTTCGTGAACAACGAGATCGGCGTCATCCAGGACATCCCGGCCATCGGCAACCTGTGCCGCGAGAAGGGCATCATCTTCCACGTCGACGCCGCGCAGGCCACGGGCAAGGTCCAGATCAACCTGGCCGAGCTGCCCATCGACCTGATGAGCCTGGCCTCGCACAAGACCTACGGCCCCAAGGGCATCGGCGCGCTGTACGTACGCCGCAAGCCGCGTGTGCGCATCGAGGCGCAGATGCACGGTGGCGGCCATGAGCGCGGCATGCGCTCGGGCACGCTGCCCACGCACCAGATCGTCGGCATGGGCGAGGCCTACCGCATCGCCCGCGAAGAGATGGGTGCCGAGAACGAGCGCATCCGCATGCTGCAGCAGCGGCTGATCAATGGCCTGAAGGACATCGAGCAGACCTTCCTGAACGGTCACGCCGAGCAGCGCGTGCCGCACAACGTCAACATCTCGTTCAACTTCGTCGAGGGTGAGTCGCTGATCATGGGCGTCAAGGGCCTGGCCGTGAGCTCCGGCTCCGCCTGCACCTCGGCCAGCCTGGAACCCAGCTACGTGCTGCGTGCCCTGGGCCGCAGCGACGAGCTGGCGCACTCCAGCCTGCGCATGACGATCGGCCGCTTCACCACGCAGGAAGAGATCGATTACGCCGTCACCACGCTGAAGGACCGTGTGGCCAAGCTGCGCGAGCTGTCCCCGCTGTGGGAGATGTTCAAGGATGGTGTGGACCTGAGCACCATCCAGTGGTCCGCACACTGA
- the iscU gene encoding Fe-S cluster assembly scaffold IscU, translating into MAYSDKVIDHYENPRNVGGFDKGDDTVGTGMVGAPACGDVMKLQIKVNPATGLIEDAKFKTYGCGSAIASSSLVTEWVKGKSLDEALTIKNTQIAQELALPPVKIHCSILAEDAIKAAVEDYRKKAQ; encoded by the coding sequence ATGGCATACAGCGACAAGGTCATCGACCACTACGAGAACCCCCGCAACGTCGGCGGTTTCGACAAGGGTGACGACACCGTGGGCACCGGCATGGTGGGTGCCCCGGCCTGCGGCGACGTGATGAAGCTGCAGATCAAGGTCAACCCCGCCACCGGCCTGATCGAGGACGCCAAGTTCAAGACCTACGGCTGCGGTTCGGCCATCGCTTCCAGCTCGCTGGTCACCGAATGGGTGAAGGGCAAGTCGCTGGACGAGGCGCTGACCATCAAGAACACCCAGATCGCGCAGGAGCTGGCGCTGCCGCCGGTGAAGATCCACTGCTCGATCCTGGCCGAGGACGCGATCAAGGCCGCCGTCGAGGACTACCGCAAGAAAGCGCAGTAA
- the iscA gene encoding iron-sulfur cluster assembly protein IscA: MAVTLTEAAARHVTKYLSRRGKGVGVRLGVKTTGCSGLAYKLEYADELAPEDIVFEGHGVKVLIDPKSLPYLDGTELDFVREGLNEGFKFHNPREKDRCGCGESFRV, translated from the coding sequence ATGGCTGTCACGCTGACCGAAGCCGCCGCGCGGCACGTCACCAAGTACCTGAGCCGCCGCGGCAAGGGCGTGGGCGTGCGGCTCGGCGTCAAGACCACCGGCTGCTCGGGCCTGGCCTACAAGCTGGAATACGCCGACGAGCTGGCGCCCGAGGACATCGTGTTCGAGGGCCATGGCGTCAAGGTGTTGATCGACCCCAAGAGCCTGCCGTACCTGGACGGCACCGAACTGGATTTCGTGCGCGAAGGCTTGAACGAGGGCTTCAAGTTCCACAACCCGCGCGAGAAGGATCGCTGCGGTTGTGGCGAGTCCTTCCGCGTCTGA
- a CDS encoding GNAT family N-acetyltransferase, translating into MTEPSIRPTPPDHPQVVALLAALDEYLASLYAPEDNHILDVQALLAPEVHFLAAWQGETIVGCGAVRRMPAEPETGGQPYGEIKRMYVDPALRGQRLAERLLQALEAQLAGQGIRRALLETGSDQHAAVRLYERCGYVRRGPFGGYPDNGLSVFYEKQVGA; encoded by the coding sequence GTGACTGAACCTTCCATCCGCCCGACCCCCCCCGATCACCCGCAGGTGGTGGCCTTGCTGGCCGCGCTGGACGAGTACCTGGCCAGCCTCTATGCGCCCGAGGACAACCACATCCTTGATGTGCAGGCGCTGCTGGCGCCCGAGGTGCACTTCCTGGCGGCCTGGCAGGGCGAGACCATCGTCGGCTGCGGCGCGGTGCGGCGCATGCCGGCCGAGCCGGAGACCGGCGGCCAGCCCTATGGCGAGATCAAGCGCATGTACGTGGACCCGGCGCTGCGCGGCCAGCGGCTGGCCGAACGCCTGCTGCAGGCGCTGGAAGCGCAGTTGGCGGGGCAGGGCATCCGGCGTGCGCTGCTGGAAACCGGCAGCGACCAGCATGCGGCGGTGCGCCTTTATGAGCGCTGCGGCTACGTCCGGCGTGGGCCCTTCGGCGGCTACCCCGACAACGGCCTGAGCGTGTTCTACGAAAAGCAGGTGGGCGCATGA
- the hscB gene encoding Fe-S protein assembly co-chaperone HscB: MNLADDDFTLFGLPQRFALDRAELDQRWRELQAKVHPDRFAAEGGAAQRVAMQWSVRVNEAYGRLKNPLQRAAYLCELRGAPINAENNTAMPAAFLMQQMEWREALDDAGDVPAVEALDDEVRQAEAGLMAELATLLDAQGDAGAAQQAAQRVRALMFVARFRDDIDRRLDSLGQ; the protein is encoded by the coding sequence ATGAACCTGGCAGACGACGACTTCACCTTGTTCGGCCTGCCGCAGCGCTTTGCGCTGGACCGCGCCGAGCTCGACCAGCGCTGGCGCGAGCTGCAGGCCAAGGTGCACCCCGACCGTTTCGCGGCCGAAGGTGGCGCCGCCCAACGCGTGGCCATGCAATGGTCGGTGCGGGTGAACGAGGCCTACGGCCGGCTGAAGAACCCGCTGCAGCGCGCAGCCTACCTGTGCGAGCTGCGCGGCGCGCCGATCAACGCCGAGAACAACACCGCGATGCCGGCCGCCTTCCTGATGCAGCAGATGGAGTGGCGCGAGGCGCTGGACGACGCTGGCGACGTGCCGGCGGTGGAAGCGCTGGACGACGAGGTTCGTCAGGCCGAAGCCGGCCTGATGGCCGAACTGGCCACGCTGCTGGATGCGCAAGGCGATGCCGGAGCCGCGCAGCAGGCCGCGCAACGCGTCAGAGCCCTCATGTTCGTCGCGCGCTTTCGTGACGACATCGACCGCCGGCTGGACAGCTTGGGACAATAA
- the hscA gene encoding Fe-S protein assembly chaperone HscA → MALLQISEPGQAPDPHQRRIAVGIDLGTTHSLVAAVRHGVAECLPDDDGRVILPSAVRYLDAQRRQIGAAALAAQAEDPENTVVSVKRFMGRALADIQGHAKLPYRFVDQPGMVALDTRAGIKSPVEVSAEILATLRQRAEDTFDTDEIFGAVITVPAYFDDAQRQATKDAAQLAGLNVLRLINEPTAAAVAYGLDNASEGLYAVYDLGGGTFDISLLRLSRGVFEVVATGGDAALGGDDFDGALADWALQQAGRQAASAQDKRAMLVAARAAKEALTDAPQATLTATLADGPLAVPVTRAQFDALTRPLIDRTLAAVKRVLRDARVPRDEVQGVVLVGGSTRMPAVRAAVAEAFGREPLTNVNPDEVVAIGAALQANQLAGNSADGEILLLDVIPLSLGLETMGGLVERVIERNSTIPTAKAQEFTTYQDGQTAMAIHVVQGERELVSDCRSLARFELRGIPPMVAGAARIRVTFAVDADGLLNVSAREMLSGVEAAIAVKPSYGLADDDIARMLKEGFAQAETDMAARALRESRVEADRMLLATRSALDADGDLLSGAERTEIDHLMQRVRDIAALDNHHDIDAAVEALAQGTEAFAALRMNRGIRQALAGRSIDDV, encoded by the coding sequence ATGGCATTGCTCCAGATCTCCGAACCGGGCCAGGCGCCCGACCCACACCAGCGCCGCATCGCCGTCGGCATCGACCTGGGTACCACCCACTCGCTGGTGGCCGCCGTGCGCCATGGCGTGGCCGAGTGCCTGCCCGATGACGATGGCCGCGTGATCCTGCCTTCGGCGGTGCGCTACCTCGATGCGCAGCGCCGCCAGATCGGCGCCGCCGCGCTGGCCGCGCAGGCCGAAGACCCCGAGAACACCGTCGTCTCGGTCAAGCGCTTCATGGGCCGTGCACTGGCCGACATCCAGGGCCATGCCAAGCTGCCTTACCGCTTCGTCGACCAGCCCGGCATGGTGGCGTTGGACACGCGCGCCGGCATCAAGTCGCCGGTGGAGGTGTCGGCCGAGATCCTGGCCACGCTGCGCCAGCGGGCCGAAGACACCTTCGACACCGACGAGATCTTCGGCGCGGTGATCACGGTGCCCGCCTACTTCGACGACGCGCAACGCCAGGCCACCAAGGACGCGGCCCAGCTGGCCGGGCTGAACGTGCTGCGGCTGATCAACGAGCCCACCGCGGCCGCCGTGGCCTACGGGCTGGACAACGCCAGCGAAGGCCTCTACGCGGTCTACGACCTGGGCGGCGGCACCTTCGACATCTCGCTGCTACGGCTGTCGCGCGGCGTGTTCGAGGTGGTGGCCACCGGTGGCGATGCCGCGCTGGGGGGCGACGACTTCGACGGCGCGCTGGCCGATTGGGCGCTGCAGCAGGCCGGCCGCCAGGCCGCCAGCGCGCAGGACAAGCGTGCCATGCTGGTGGCCGCCCGCGCCGCCAAGGAGGCGCTGACCGATGCGCCCCAGGCCACGCTGACCGCCACGCTGGCCGATGGTCCGCTGGCCGTGCCCGTGACCCGTGCGCAGTTCGATGCGCTGACGCGCCCGCTGATCGACCGCACGCTGGCGGCCGTCAAGCGCGTGCTGCGCGATGCACGGGTGCCGCGCGATGAGGTGCAGGGCGTGGTGCTGGTGGGCGGCTCCACCCGCATGCCGGCGGTGCGCGCCGCCGTGGCCGAGGCCTTCGGCCGCGAGCCGCTGACCAACGTAAACCCCGACGAGGTGGTGGCCATCGGCGCCGCGCTGCAGGCCAACCAGCTGGCGGGCAATTCGGCCGATGGCGAGATCCTGCTGCTGGACGTGATTCCGCTGTCGCTGGGCCTGGAGACCATGGGCGGCCTGGTGGAGCGGGTGATCGAGCGCAACAGCACGATTCCCACCGCCAAGGCCCAGGAATTCACCACCTACCAGGACGGCCAGACCGCGATGGCCATCCACGTGGTGCAGGGCGAGCGTGAGCTGGTGAGCGACTGCCGCTCGCTGGCGCGCTTCGAGCTGCGCGGCATTCCGCCGATGGTGGCCGGTGCCGCCCGCATCCGCGTCACCTTCGCGGTCGATGCCGACGGCCTGCTCAACGTGTCGGCGCGCGAGATGCTGTCGGGCGTGGAAGCGGCCATCGCCGTCAAGCCCAGCTACGGCCTGGCCGACGACGACATCGCCCGCATGCTGAAGGAAGGCTTTGCCCAGGCCGAGACCGACATGGCCGCCCGCGCGCTGCGCGAGTCGCGTGTCGAGGCGGACCGCATGCTGCTGGCCACCCGCTCGGCGCTGGACGCCGATGGCGACCTGCTCAGCGGCGCCGAGCGCACCGAGATCGACCACCTGATGCAGCGCGTGCGTGACATCGCCGCGCTGGACAACCACCACGACATCGACGCTGCCGTCGAGGCGCTGGCGCAAGGCACCGAGGCCTTCGCGGCCCTGCGCATGAACCGCGGCATCCGCCAGGCACTGGCCGGCCGCAGCATCGACGACGTCTGA